The following are encoded together in the Microbacterium hatanonis genome:
- a CDS encoding PhzF family phenazine biosynthesis protein, with protein MAERPASSPHSEPKGPEQVLRLAAFADEPGGGNPAGVLLNAGHLTDADMQRIATEVGYAETAFVVDPGDDANDRTVRLRYFSPDAEVPFCGHATVVTAVALAERRGVGPFVIDTPVGRVSIETSRDTASAPDGPVTASFTSVEPALRDLDSDVADQLLSLLGLRRSDLDDSWPLREAYAGNWHPVVAVREQAVFDAFRFDPAGMRTLMDRQGWAGTVTVVCRQISHGSGPTVVEARNLFPVGDITEDPATGSAAASLGAYLRELQLLAPPARVIVHQGRHVGRPSLLLVDVPSHGGITVTGTAVPIV; from the coding sequence GTGGCCGAGCGTCCCGCATCCTCACCCCATTCCGAGCCCAAGGGCCCCGAGCAGGTTCTGCGTCTCGCGGCCTTCGCCGATGAGCCCGGCGGCGGTAACCCCGCGGGTGTCTTGTTGAATGCCGGGCACCTGACCGATGCTGACATGCAGCGCATCGCGACCGAAGTGGGCTACGCCGAGACGGCGTTCGTCGTCGATCCCGGCGACGACGCGAACGACCGCACCGTGCGCCTGCGCTATTTCTCGCCCGACGCCGAGGTGCCCTTCTGCGGGCATGCGACCGTCGTGACAGCGGTCGCGCTGGCAGAGCGTCGCGGGGTCGGTCCGTTCGTGATCGACACTCCCGTCGGCCGCGTGTCGATCGAGACGTCTCGCGACACCGCGAGCGCGCCCGACGGCCCCGTGACCGCGTCGTTCACCAGCGTCGAACCCGCACTCCGTGATCTCGATTCCGATGTCGCCGATCAGCTGCTGTCGCTCCTCGGCCTCCGCCGATCTGACCTCGACGACAGCTGGCCGCTGCGAGAGGCATACGCCGGAAACTGGCATCCCGTCGTCGCGGTTCGCGAGCAGGCCGTCTTCGACGCATTCCGCTTCGACCCGGCCGGGATGAGAACGCTGATGGATCGGCAAGGGTGGGCGGGCACGGTCACCGTCGTCTGCCGTCAGATCTCACACGGCTCAGGACCCACGGTCGTCGAGGCCCGCAATCTGTTCCCCGTCGGCGATATCACCGAAGACCCCGCCACGGGCTCAGCAGCGGCCTCGCTCGGCGCGTATCTTCGCGAACTGCAACTGCTCGCTCCCCCGGCGCGGGTGATCGTGCACCAGGGGCGACACGTGGGAAGACCGAGCCTTCTGCTCGTCGACGTGCCGTCCCACGGAGGCATCACGGTCACCGGGACGGCCGTACCGATCGTCTGA
- a CDS encoding AraC family transcriptional regulator has protein sequence MDPLGYFLGGPRASRAFALVIDMAGSWGIDVQDEAALTVIAVLRGAARIDGTLIDDGDIAVVRGPNPYLVTDVDGSAASIEIGRDQLCRSLDGRDLRSEMRTGVRRWGNTAHGETTLLIGTYNRPRDIAGLVENALPRLLVVRGTVRTDPTVSMLAHEIAREDAAGQIVIDRLLDVLTVNTIRRWTESSDDRAHSWLTCDDPIVTAALACLHDRPEEPWTIEALARHATVSRATLASRFRAGVGQSPMAYLTNWRLTLARDLLHDPNQTIAAVGRTVGYTNAYAFSTAFKRETGVSPTDFRNSASKVTAQ, from the coding sequence ATGGATCCCCTCGGATACTTCCTCGGCGGCCCCCGCGCGTCGCGGGCATTCGCGCTCGTCATCGACATGGCGGGGAGTTGGGGAATTGACGTGCAAGACGAAGCAGCGTTGACCGTCATCGCGGTGCTGCGGGGCGCGGCCCGGATCGATGGAACGCTCATCGACGACGGCGATATCGCCGTGGTTCGCGGCCCGAACCCCTACCTCGTCACCGACGTGGATGGCAGCGCAGCGTCGATCGAGATCGGTCGCGACCAACTGTGCCGAAGTCTGGACGGCCGAGATCTGCGCAGCGAAATGAGAACCGGCGTCCGCCGGTGGGGAAACACCGCCCACGGCGAGACCACCCTGCTCATCGGCACCTACAACCGCCCCCGCGATATCGCCGGGCTCGTCGAGAACGCACTTCCCCGGCTCCTGGTGGTCCGCGGCACCGTAAGGACGGACCCCACCGTGAGCATGCTCGCGCACGAGATCGCCCGCGAAGACGCTGCAGGGCAGATCGTGATCGACCGCCTGCTCGACGTGCTCACCGTCAACACCATCCGTCGATGGACCGAAAGCTCAGACGACCGAGCCCACTCCTGGCTCACCTGCGACGACCCGATCGTCACCGCGGCGCTGGCCTGCCTGCACGACCGGCCGGAGGAACCTTGGACGATCGAAGCCCTCGCCCGCCACGCCACCGTCTCGCGCGCGACTCTCGCCTCACGATTCCGCGCCGGTGTCGGGCAGTCGCCGATGGCCTACCTCACGAACTGGCGCCTCACCCTCGCCCGCGATCTGCTGCACGACCCGAACCAGACGATCGCCGCCGTCGGCCGGACCGTCGGGTACACGAATGCCTACGCCTTCAGCACCGCCTTCAAACGCGAGACCGGCGTCTCCCCCACCGACTTCCGCAACAGCGCATCGAAGGTCACTGCGCAGTAG
- a CDS encoding SDR family oxidoreductase → MTAILLGGAGRTGSRIHDRLRRAGRPVSYASRRTGFDWDDPSTWTPAITSATALYVCYSPDLACPGVAEKMAALGRAALSAGVERLVLLSGRGEQGARASEDALRDAGVPTAVLRCSWFQQNFSEHFLAGPVRRGRLRLPAPDVREAFVDLDDVADAAVVALTGERPDDATYELSGPELLTFADAAAVLASAMGRPVTFEPATVTDFVADLALDGIPSDEAEPLAHLFTEILDGRNASITEGVERMLQRPPSTFAAYAQRAAAAGAWA, encoded by the coding sequence ATGACAGCGATTCTTCTCGGCGGCGCTGGCCGCACCGGCTCCCGGATCCATGACCGTCTCCGTCGGGCGGGGCGACCGGTCTCGTATGCGTCGCGCCGCACCGGGTTCGATTGGGATGACCCGTCGACGTGGACGCCCGCCATCACGTCCGCCACGGCTCTCTACGTCTGTTATTCGCCCGACCTCGCTTGCCCCGGCGTCGCCGAGAAGATGGCCGCGCTGGGGCGGGCGGCGTTGTCGGCGGGTGTGGAGCGTCTGGTTCTGCTCTCGGGAAGAGGCGAGCAGGGCGCTCGTGCCAGCGAAGACGCACTGAGGGATGCCGGCGTGCCCACCGCCGTGCTGCGGTGCTCCTGGTTCCAGCAGAATTTCTCAGAGCACTTCCTCGCCGGGCCGGTTCGCCGCGGCCGGCTCCGGCTGCCCGCGCCCGACGTTCGCGAAGCGTTCGTCGACCTCGACGACGTCGCCGACGCCGCGGTCGTCGCCCTCACTGGTGAACGTCCCGATGACGCCACGTACGAACTCTCCGGCCCAGAACTCCTGACCTTCGCAGACGCGGCGGCAGTGCTGGCGTCAGCGATGGGTCGCCCCGTGACCTTCGAGCCCGCGACGGTGACGGACTTCGTCGCCGACCTGGCGCTCGACGGCATCCCCTCGGACGAAGCCGAACCTCTCGCGCACCTCTTCACCGAGATCCTCGACGGACGCAACGCGTCGATCACCGAGGGAGTCGAACGGATGCTGCAGCGGCCTCCCTCCACGTTCGCGGCGTACGCGCAGCGGGCGGCGGCGGCAGGCGCATGGGCGTGA
- a CDS encoding anthrone oxygenase family protein — MGVIVALAAIGSSLLAGVYASFAMIVMPALRRRGPAEASATMVEINARAERGPFIVLFLAVTAVAAVLAVSALARQSAGGAIVAGAALGSSAITVAANVPANRRLAREGEAFWPTYQARWNRWNAVRAVVAAVAPVAAVVGIRAL, encoded by the coding sequence ATGGGCGTGATCGTGGCGCTGGCGGCGATCGGTTCGTCGCTCCTCGCCGGTGTCTACGCATCGTTCGCAATGATCGTGATGCCCGCGTTACGACGGCGGGGCCCGGCGGAGGCGAGCGCAACCATGGTCGAGATCAACGCCCGGGCAGAGCGCGGACCGTTCATCGTGCTCTTCCTCGCTGTCACAGCGGTCGCCGCTGTCCTTGCTGTGAGTGCACTGGCGCGGCAGTCGGCAGGGGGCGCCATCGTCGCGGGCGCCGCCCTGGGCAGCAGCGCGATCACCGTCGCCGCGAACGTGCCTGCGAACCGTCGGCTCGCTCGCGAGGGGGAGGCCTTCTGGCCCACCTACCAAGCGCGCTGGAACAGGTGGAACGCCGTGCGCGCCGTCGTGGCCGCCGTGGCTCCGGTCGCCGCGGTCGTCGGCATCCGCGCCCTGTAG
- a CDS encoding nuclear transport factor 2 family protein, which translates to MIDTPAPIATFIEATNAGDSEAFVAAFTEDGSLDDWGRVAHGREGIRQWDRTDNIGKQSHFVLTDIVDETEPETYLVHLKVTGNGFNGTSPFRFTLRGDLIERVVIVPD; encoded by the coding sequence ATGATCGATACGCCCGCTCCCATCGCCACCTTCATCGAGGCCACGAACGCGGGCGACTCCGAAGCCTTCGTCGCAGCGTTCACCGAGGACGGCTCTCTCGACGACTGGGGCCGCGTGGCCCACGGCCGCGAGGGCATCCGGCAGTGGGATCGCACCGACAACATCGGCAAGCAATCGCACTTCGTGCTCACCGACATCGTGGACGAGACCGAGCCCGAGACCTACCTGGTGCACCTGAAGGTCACAGGAAACGGATTCAACGGCACGAGCCCTTTCCGCTTCACCCTGCGCGGCGACCTCATCGAACGCGTGGTGATCGTTCCCGACTGA
- a CDS encoding AraC family transcriptional regulator yields the protein MIAELNRLVELIEDHLTDDLDVAELARGLGTTEYHLRRMFSSLAGMPLSEYVRRRRMTVAAADVLDDEGQLSIAARYGYGSTEAFARAFRSVHGVGPGDVRRNGGPLRTQPQLRFRLTVEGNITMDTRLADRSAFRLVGHAARVPLIHHGVNPHIQQHISSLPAAQHSRLKELSGAEPAGLLQVTADVDPDYTEGSELTYLHGVAVDDATPVPDDLDAIEVPAGTWAVFRTEGKHPDALQSAWAATATDWFPSHPWRLRPGPSIVAVLDRADDFSTATCELWLPVERS from the coding sequence GTGATCGCTGAGCTGAACAGACTGGTAGAGCTGATCGAGGATCATCTGACCGACGACCTCGACGTGGCGGAACTGGCGCGTGGGCTCGGCACGACGGAGTACCACCTACGACGGATGTTCTCGTCGCTCGCCGGTATGCCGTTGTCGGAGTACGTTCGCCGCCGCCGAATGACGGTCGCCGCAGCAGACGTTCTCGACGACGAAGGTCAGCTGTCCATCGCGGCGCGCTACGGCTACGGGTCGACAGAGGCCTTCGCCCGGGCGTTCCGGTCGGTGCACGGCGTCGGCCCCGGCGACGTTCGGCGCAACGGCGGCCCCCTTCGCACACAACCGCAGCTCAGGTTCCGCCTGACCGTAGAAGGGAACATCACCATGGACACTCGCCTTGCAGACCGGTCGGCCTTCCGCCTCGTCGGCCATGCCGCCCGCGTGCCGCTCATCCATCACGGCGTCAACCCGCACATCCAGCAGCACATCTCCTCGCTCCCCGCGGCACAGCACTCCCGACTGAAAGAACTCAGCGGCGCGGAACCCGCGGGGCTCCTTCAGGTGACCGCCGACGTCGATCCCGATTACACAGAGGGAAGCGAACTCACCTATCTGCACGGCGTCGCCGTCGATGACGCGACTCCTGTGCCGGATGACCTGGACGCGATCGAGGTGCCCGCGGGAACGTGGGCGGTTTTCCGCACGGAGGGGAAGCATCCCGACGCCCTTCAGTCGGCGTGGGCGGCCACGGCGACGGACTGGTTTCCGTCCCACCCGTGGCGGCTGCGCCCTGGGCCGTCCATCGTCGCCGTGCTCGACCGGGCCGACGACTTCAGCACAGCCACGTGCGAGCTGTGGCTGCCCGTGGAACGGTCCTGA
- a CDS encoding DEAD/DEAH box helicase, producing the protein MPAPTSLASWRFTGTLRHYQADVLDRIDVVAPGPLHIVAPPGSGKTLLGLLLAQRRGARTVVLAPTTTIRSQWARHAASLSRDAGALSEDAGNPGDLTVLTYQALSVLDSANPFADLARRRWLGDLEQDGRTAEAAEQWLSDLEAGNPQPYKRGIASRSRTIRRQLAKENPETLVQALHPNALALIDRLVAHGVETIVLDECHHLLDHWALVVATLAARIRATGVEPLLIGLTATLPSPDDANEYDNYTSLLGDVDYEVPVPAVVREGNLAPYRDLVRFAEPTRDELAFLAAHADGLAVLLRTTFAHQTGLAFLIHKLQPEPETRDELEPPAPGVDEDRRLARAFADDFGGSEAAAAMLATASPQHPLVSLLPDVARRPPTTDESLRLLARFALDRLLPNPDEEARWRRIRRTLADFGYSLTDRGVRRTRDPVDTMLASSLAKDFAACDILRIEREALGDERLRALVVTDFAEHGNAHGGLVGTAGALRTLGVVVADTATHTLRPMLVTGGHTRIAARDADVLVPALGELLGIPVAAVPLLEDTQVAEVHAPGVGAERLVRAASVLLTRGTVQVVVGTRGLFGEG; encoded by the coding sequence GTGCCCGCTCCCACCTCGCTCGCGTCGTGGCGCTTCACCGGCACACTGCGCCACTATCAAGCCGACGTCCTCGACCGCATCGACGTCGTCGCCCCGGGTCCGCTTCACATCGTCGCGCCGCCGGGCTCGGGCAAGACCCTGCTCGGACTGCTCCTCGCGCAACGCCGCGGCGCCCGCACTGTCGTGCTCGCCCCGACGACGACGATCCGCTCGCAGTGGGCGCGGCACGCGGCATCCCTCTCTCGTGACGCGGGCGCGCTGTCCGAAGATGCCGGGAACCCCGGCGACCTCACTGTGCTGACGTACCAGGCGCTCAGCGTGCTCGACTCGGCCAATCCGTTCGCCGACCTCGCGCGCCGACGCTGGCTCGGCGACCTCGAGCAGGACGGCAGAACTGCGGAAGCCGCCGAGCAGTGGCTCTCCGACCTCGAAGCCGGCAACCCGCAGCCCTATAAGCGCGGCATCGCGAGCCGCTCGCGCACCATCCGCCGGCAGCTCGCGAAGGAGAACCCCGAGACGCTCGTTCAGGCGCTGCATCCGAACGCGCTCGCGCTCATCGACCGGCTCGTCGCCCACGGGGTCGAGACGATCGTGCTCGACGAATGCCACCACCTGCTCGACCACTGGGCGCTCGTCGTCGCGACTCTCGCGGCGCGCATACGCGCCACTGGCGTAGAGCCGCTGCTCATCGGACTGACGGCCACCCTGCCGAGCCCCGACGACGCGAACGAGTACGACAACTACACGTCGCTGCTCGGCGACGTGGATTACGAGGTTCCGGTGCCGGCGGTCGTGCGGGAGGGCAACCTCGCGCCCTACCGCGACCTCGTGCGCTTCGCCGAGCCCACCCGCGACGAGCTCGCGTTCCTCGCCGCGCACGCCGACGGGCTCGCTGTGCTGCTGCGCACCACGTTCGCGCATCAGACCGGGCTCGCGTTCCTGATCCATAAGCTTCAACCTGAGCCTGAGACCCGCGACGAACTCGAGCCGCCAGCGCCGGGCGTCGACGAAGACCGACGCCTCGCGCGGGCGTTCGCCGACGACTTCGGTGGATCCGAAGCGGCAGCGGCGATGCTCGCGACGGCGTCGCCGCAGCATCCGCTCGTCTCGCTGCTTCCCGATGTCGCGCGTCGGCCGCCGACCACCGACGAGTCGCTGCGCCTGCTCGCGCGCTTCGCGCTCGACCGGCTGCTGCCGAACCCTGATGAAGAGGCGCGGTGGCGGCGTATCCGCCGCACGCTCGCCGACTTCGGATACTCCCTCACCGACCGGGGCGTGCGCCGCACGCGCGACCCCGTCGACACGATGCTCGCCTCGTCGCTCGCGAAAGACTTCGCGGCGTGCGACATCCTGCGGATCGAACGCGAGGCGCTCGGCGACGAACGACTGCGCGCGCTCGTCGTCACCGACTTCGCCGAGCACGGTAACGCCCACGGTGGGCTCGTCGGCACCGCCGGAGCGCTCCGCACTCTCGGCGTGGTCGTCGCCGACACCGCGACGCACACGCTACGGCCGATGCTCGTCACCGGCGGGCATACCCGCATCGCCGCGCGCGACGCCGACGTGCTCGTGCCGGCATTGGGCGAGCTGCTGGGCATACCGGTCGCGGCAGTTCCTCTGCTCGAAGACACCCAGGTGGCCGAGGTGCACGCGCCGGGTGTCGGTGCCGAGCGACTCGTGCGCGCAGCATCCGTTCTGCTCACCCGCGGCACGGTGCAGGTCGTCGTCGGCACGCGCGGACTCTTCGGCGAGGGCTGA